The Bacteroides sp. AN502(2024) DNA segment AACACGATGTTGGACACATATTTATTTCTTGTATCTTCATCCAGATGCGCGCCTATATGTCCACGAATATAAGGAACTTCAATTCCTTTCACACAATAATGAATCAAGTCGGCAGTCATCTCCACATCGTCAATATGAAAAACTCCTTTTGCCTGTCCTTCCAAAAGAACGGCTTTAAAGAGCTGGACTTCCTTTGCATCAAACTTCTTGCGGACTTTCTCTACCCGCCATATATCACGGAAGAAATAAGCACGCAGTGTTCCGTTTCGATAAACGACCTCTTTTACCGCATCCAACCGGGTATATATCATCTCCAGCAATTTTTCGTCCGGTGAGATGTTTTTCTCGGCTACCCGCTTCATCATATCCGACAGAATATCCAATTCCGATTCCACAACAGCCAAATAAATTTCATCCTTACTTTTAAAATAGGTATAGAGCGTTCGTCTCCCTTTTTTAGAAGCAAGAGCGATATCATTCATAGTCGTGTTTTCTACTCCCATCTTCGCAAAAAGCTGACGGGCTACATCTACTAA contains these protein-coding regions:
- a CDS encoding TetR/AcrR family transcriptional regulator, translating into MAVSKTKAKLVDVARQLFAKMGVENTTMNDIALASKKGRRTLYTYFKSKDEIYLAVVESELDILSDMMKRVAEKNISPDEKLLEMIYTRLDAVKEVVYRNGTLRAYFFRDIWRVEKVRKKFDAKEVQLFKAVLLEGQAKGVFHIDDVEMTADLIHYCVKGIEVPYIRGHIGAHLDEDTRNKYVSNIVFGALHRTEI